Genomic DNA from Sphingobium sp. WTD-1:
GCCAAAACTATGAGGTGTGTTTACGTAAGGCTTGAGTGCCGGAATCTCGACCAAAACGTTGAGAATTGCCCTTTGCACAATTCGGGCCTCAAGCGATGAGATAACAATTGGGCGGATTTTCCCCGTAGGCTTGCCCCTACCGTCACGCTTTTGGATCGGCGCACCTCTGGCCTGCCCAAAGGTGAACGTACCGCGCGAAAGGCGGCGCTGTATTGATCGGAGATTGGCAGCCGGGTCTTCGGAAAAGCGTTCAATCGCTTGCCGAACGTCTTCAGAATTGGAGAACTTGCCGTTGCGGTAAATTACCCGCCAAGCATCTTCAAGGTTGGAAGATTTGTGAACGGCTCTACGTAGCTTTGATAACACGTCTTGCGGGTCCTGTCGGTGAACCAGACCCATCTGACGGAGCGCTAAACCTCGCAGCGGTTCCAAATGGCCCGTGCCGCGCATACTTGGCGTCAACCTGAGTCGTCGCCTCGCCGTGGCAATGAGTCATGGTCACAACGGACGCGCCGCCTGTCCCGATCACCGCCAAAGTCAGCACCATCAGTATAGGAGGAAATCGTTTCGCCTTCAAGATTATTACGGAGGTAGCATAATTATTTTCAGCTAATCTGCTGACCCAAAACTAGATCACGATGAATGTTTACTTGCCTCCTAAGCCTAACCGAACATCCTCCAATCTGAACCAAACTCCACCCCTCTCAATCGACACCACGCAGCATCCCTGATACCTTCCCACTGATGACCAAGCTCACCCCCATCGAGTCCGAATTTGCGACGACCGAGGATGCGGAAGCCCATGACGCATGGGTCCGCGCCAAGGTGGAACGCGCACTGGCCTCCACCAAGCCGCGCATCCCGCATGACGCAGTCATGGCAAAGGCGCAGGCCGTTCTCGACAAATATAAATGACCCTGCCGGTCGTCTGGGATGACGAGGCCGAAACAGCCCTCCTCACCATCCTCGACTATATCGGCCCGCGCAACAAAACTGCGGCCGAGCGCCTCTATGCCGCCATCCGGCACACTGCCGACAATCTGCCCAACCACCCCTATGCGCATCGCCCAGGCCGCACGCCCGGCACGCGCGAAGCCGTGGTTCACCCCAATTATATCCTCATCTACCGCGTCGGGATCGAGGCGATCGAGATATTGACGCTCGTTCACGCGCGCCAGCAATATCCCTGAGCACCGGAACGCAGAAAGGCGCGCTTTGCAGGCCCGTATGGGCGCACTGGTGGCCAATTCCTATTCCGCTGTCCTACACCCCGCCTTTCTGCCTACCCTTCCGGCAACGCGTTCTCTTTCCCTGAAAGGGCCTTGCCATGTCCTGCGCATTTCCGCCGATCACGCCGCCCCTGCCGGACACCATCCCCACACCCGATCCGCAGCGGCGGGTCGATGGCTGGAGCCCGGCGCGCCAGCGGCGCTTCCTGGAGATACTCGCCGCCACCGGCGTCATCATGCTCGCCTGCGAAGGGGTGCGCATCACCGCGCGCTCGGCCTACACGCTGCGTATCCGCCATGACGGCGCCGCCTTTCGCCTGGGCTGGGACGCCGCGATCCTGATCGCCCGCGCCCGCCTGGCCGACGATCTCCTGTCGCGCGCGATCATGGGCAGCGAGGAGGTGATCCGCAAGGATCCCGACAATTATGAAGTCCGCCGCCACCGCCATGACAATCGCCTCGCCATGTCGATGCTCGCCCGGCTCGATCGCAAGGCCGACAGCCCGCCCGAAGGGTCGGACGCCGCGCTCGCCCGCGTCGTGGCCCAGGATTTCACCGCCTATCTCGACCTGATCTGCCCGGCCGAGGATGCCGACAAGGAGTCTGAACTGATCGGCCTGCCGCGCACCGGCATGGAGCGCATGGCCCGCGACATGGCCGACGCCCGCCTGCTCAACGGCGACCAGCCCGAGACGCCCGAACCCATCGCGCCGGAAGCCGCACCCGCCCTCGCCCCCGCCGCCTCGGTCGCGCTCTTCATCGCCGCCCGGCTGGCGCTCCAGCCCGGTGCGAAACGCCCGCCCATCCAGCCGGGAATCTCGCCCTTTTCCGACCGGAATGAACGGTGTGAACTTCCGCCCCATATCCACCGCGCCGACCTGCCGCCGGAGGAGGCCGCGACCCGTTTGCGCGGCGTCTGGTGGGATGAGGATCGCGAGCAATTGCGCACCGATTACCCCGCCCCGCCCGGCTTCACCGGCGACCAGAGCGAGGATTATTACGATATCGACGAGTATGACCGCGCCCTGACACAAGCCGAGGAGGCCGCCTATGCCGCGGAGCTGGAGGCGCAGGCCCGCCCCTATGAGGA
This window encodes:
- a CDS encoding type II toxin-antitoxin system RelE/ParE family toxin gives rise to the protein MTLPVVWDDEAETALLTILDYIGPRNKTAAERLYAAIRHTADNLPNHPYAHRPGRTPGTREAVVHPNYILIYRVGIEAIEILTLVHARQQYP